In one window of Prevotella sp. E13-17 DNA:
- the cbiE gene encoding precorrin-6y C5,15-methyltransferase (decarboxylating) subunit CbiE: MKRASFIVIGITDHPAPWFPPEVLDIIRQGKIFSGGRRHHEIVAPLLPADAEWIDITIPLDNVFEQYRAFATQVIIFASGDPLFFGFANTIRREMPDAELLVYPAFNSLQLLAHRLLLPYHDMRIVSLTGRPWPQFDRALIERTEKIGILTDREHTPTAIAQRMLEYGYNNYIMNIGEHLGNPQLETVSTCSLEEAAKKDFSTPNCLILTTPLPRREGLGVGLLGMGLPDSAFALLDGREKMITKMPIRLLTLQALDLGHRHTLWDIGACTGSVSIEARLLFPHLQVEAFEIRPECETIIQENMHHFGAPGINIHIGDFLTSHLSPLTSPDAVFIGGHGGHLKEIMQKVLTVLAPNGIIVMNSVKAPRVITDSHQLWDEACRELGLRQDPPLYIQLNDHHPITILKCRR; the protein is encoded by the coding sequence ATGAAGCGAGCCAGTTTTATCGTCATAGGTATCACCGATCATCCAGCCCCCTGGTTTCCGCCAGAGGTGCTGGATATCATTCGTCAAGGCAAGATCTTCTCGGGCGGTCGTCGTCATCACGAGATAGTAGCTCCACTGCTGCCTGCCGATGCTGAATGGATAGACATCACCATTCCCTTGGACAACGTATTCGAACAGTACCGTGCCTTTGCAACCCAAGTGATCATCTTTGCCAGCGGCGACCCACTGTTCTTTGGTTTTGCCAACACCATCCGCCGCGAGATGCCCGATGCCGAGCTATTGGTCTATCCCGCCTTCAACTCGCTTCAGCTGTTGGCCCACCGTCTGCTGCTGCCCTATCACGACATGCGCATCGTCTCGCTGACAGGACGACCCTGGCCCCAGTTCGACCGTGCACTGATTGAACGGACCGAGAAGATTGGCATCCTCACCGACCGCGAGCACACACCTACAGCTATAGCCCAGCGCATGCTGGAGTATGGCTACAATAATTATATTATGAATATCGGCGAGCATCTTGGCAATCCTCAATTAGAAACTGTCAGCACATGCTCCCTCGAGGAAGCCGCAAAGAAGGATTTCTCCACACCCAACTGCCTAATCCTAACAACTCCCCTCCCTCGCAGGGAGGGGCTGGGGGTGGGTCTCCTGGGCATGGGTCTCCCCGACAGCGCATTTGCACTGCTCGACGGTCGTGAGAAGATGATCACCAAGATGCCCATACGTCTCCTGACCCTTCAAGCGCTCGATCTGGGGCATCGCCACACACTGTGGGACATCGGTGCCTGCACAGGAAGTGTCAGCATCGAGGCCCGTCTGCTGTTTCCGCACCTTCAGGTTGAAGCCTTCGAGATTCGTCCTGAGTGCGAGACCATCATCCAAGAAAACATGCACCATTTCGGAGCCCCCGGCATCAACATCCACATAGGGGACTTTCTCACCTCTCACCTCTCACCTCTCACTTCCCCCGATGCCGTCTTCATCGGCGGTCATGGTGGTCATCTCAAGGAAATCATGCAGAAGGTGCTCACCGTGCTTGCTCCCAATGGCATCATCGTGATGAACAGCGTCAAAGCGCCCCGTGTCATCACCGATAGTCATCAACTGTGGGACGAGGCCTGCCGTGAACTCGGTCTTCGCCAAGACCCACCACTCTATATTCAACTCAACGATCATCACCCTATCACCATACTGAAATGCAGAAGATAG
- the cobT gene encoding nicotinate-nucleotide--dimethylbenzimidazole phosphoribosyltransferase: MELKDAIQQKIDNLNKPKGALGRLEELAMQICLIQQTLTPVLKHPCHLLLGGDHGIEREGVSVSPREVTWQQMINFTHGGGGCNLFCRQHGFDLRIVDVGVDHDLSQVAGIVNRKIARGTQNFLHGPAMTEAQYNEALQVGAQLVDDCVAEGCNVLCIGEMGIGNTSPSSIWMHLYSNIPLEDCIGAGSGLNNEGIRHKYQVLRQAVDNYQAQAVPLPSPLSYFGGFEMITAIGAMLRAAEQNLIILIDGFIMTACALGAVQLNAEVKKNMIFTHCGDECGHRRMLDLLGAKPLLNLGLRLGEGTGALCAYPLIDSAVRMMNEMNNFDDAKITKYF; encoded by the coding sequence ATGGAACTGAAAGACGCAATACAACAAAAGATTGACAACCTGAACAAACCGAAGGGGGCCTTGGGACGACTGGAGGAACTTGCCATGCAGATATGCTTGATACAGCAGACACTGACACCCGTGCTGAAGCATCCCTGCCACCTGTTGTTGGGTGGCGACCACGGCATTGAGCGAGAAGGCGTCAGCGTGTCGCCCCGCGAGGTGACGTGGCAACAAATGATTAACTTCACCCACGGAGGCGGAGGGTGTAACCTGTTCTGCCGCCAACATGGGTTCGACCTTCGCATCGTTGATGTGGGCGTTGACCACGACTTGTCGCAGGTGGCGGGCATTGTCAACCGAAAGATAGCACGTGGCACGCAGAACTTCCTGCATGGACCGGCTATGACGGAGGCGCAATACAATGAGGCACTGCAAGTTGGTGCCCAGTTGGTGGACGACTGTGTGGCAGAGGGTTGCAATGTGCTCTGTATTGGTGAAATGGGCATTGGCAATACCTCGCCCAGCAGCATCTGGATGCACCTCTATAGCAACATCCCCCTGGAGGACTGCATTGGAGCCGGCTCGGGACTGAACAACGAGGGCATACGCCATAAGTATCAGGTGCTGCGACAGGCTGTAGATAACTACCAAGCACAGGCCGTCCCATTGCCATCGCCACTCAGCTACTTTGGCGGTTTCGAGATGATAACAGCCATTGGCGCCATGTTGCGCGCTGCCGAACAGAACCTGATTATCCTGATCGACGGATTCATCATGACGGCGTGTGCCCTGGGTGCGGTGCAGTTGAATGCCGAGGTGAAGAAGAACATGATTTTCACCCACTGTGGCGACGAGTGCGGACACCGCAGGATGCTGGACTTGTTGGGAGCTAAGCCACTGTTGAATCTGGGATTGCGGCTGGGTGAGGGCACTGGTGCCTTGTGTGCTTATCCGCTGATTGACTCGGCTGTCAGGATGATGAATGAGATGAATAATTTTGATGATGCAAAGATAACTAAATACTTCTGA
- a CDS encoding RNA polymerase sigma factor: MDAKEFKQRFMPHHRLLYRVAFHLTGQAQDAEDLLQDFYLKLWQKRNELPPEAQSEGYLVTMLRHLFVDQRRQRRPDTSAELRHDDGPPDERSLDCQLDARDAVQRLDGLIRQLPPKEALMIQLHEVEARSYEEIERDTGLTQGNIRIIVMRAKKKLKQQFQNITKTWTN; the protein is encoded by the coding sequence ATGGACGCAAAGGAGTTCAAACAACGGTTCATGCCCCACCACCGGTTGCTCTACCGGGTGGCCTTTCACCTCACCGGACAAGCGCAGGATGCCGAAGACTTGCTTCAGGATTTCTACCTGAAACTGTGGCAGAAGCGCAATGAGCTGCCACCCGAGGCCCAGAGCGAGGGTTATCTCGTGACCATGCTCCGCCACCTGTTCGTGGATCAACGGCGACAACGGCGACCGGACACCTCGGCAGAACTGCGACACGATGACGGGCCACCCGACGAGCGAAGCCTCGACTGCCAGCTTGACGCCCGCGATGCAGTGCAACGGCTTGACGGGCTCATCCGTCAGCTACCGCCCAAAGAGGCTCTGATGATTCAGCTGCACGAAGTGGAGGCGCGCTCCTACGAGGAGATTGAACGCGACACCGGACTCACGCAGGGCAACATCCGCATCATCGTGATGCGAGCCAAGAAGAAACTGAAACAGCAATTTCAAAATATCACTAAGACATGGACCAACTGA
- the cobS gene encoding adenosylcobinamide-GDP ribazoletransferase — translation MISNLHTPWYDRPWAALIFFTRLPLWRIYQPSKESYQSVVEWWPMVGWLTGGLTAAVLYFGSFVMPFLTTVVAAIAMRLLLTGALHEDGLADFFDGFGGGGSDRQRILDIMKDSHIGTYGVLALTVYELMLCSTWYALGPELAALTVLAADPFAKMVTSQLVMMMPYARREEEAKSKMVYRQISTKAAIGLALQGLPLMVGYLFFTRMAWEWVLFAPALVMYFLYLMIWRKLRGYTGDCCGAVCLMVELSIYVVVSAIAV, via the coding sequence ATGATATCCAACTTGCATACGCCTTGGTACGACCGCCCTTGGGCTGCACTGATCTTCTTTACTCGTCTGCCGCTGTGGCGCATCTATCAGCCCAGTAAGGAGAGTTACCAGTCGGTGGTGGAGTGGTGGCCCATGGTGGGATGGCTCACGGGTGGCTTGACAGCTGCGGTCTTGTATTTTGGCAGTTTCGTTATGCCCTTTCTGACGACCGTTGTTGCAGCTATTGCCATGCGTCTGCTGTTGACGGGAGCCCTGCATGAAGATGGATTGGCAGACTTCTTTGATGGCTTTGGCGGTGGCGGTAGTGACCGTCAGCGCATTCTCGACATTATGAAAGACTCGCACATTGGTACCTATGGCGTACTGGCCCTGACGGTCTATGAGCTGATGCTGTGCTCCACATGGTATGCGCTTGGTCCTGAATTGGCAGCGCTGACGGTGCTGGCTGCCGATCCATTTGCCAAGATGGTGACCAGTCAACTGGTGATGATGATGCCCTATGCCCGAAGAGAGGAAGAGGCTAAGTCGAAGATGGTGTACCGCCAGATCAGTACAAAGGCGGCCATAGGTCTGGCCCTTCAAGGTCTGCCTCTGATGGTTGGCTATCTTTTCTTCACGCGGATGGCGTGGGAATGGGTGCTGTTTGCACCAGCTTTAGTGATGTACTTCCTATACCTGATGATATGGCGCAAACTGAGAGGTTACACCGGTGACTGCTGCGGTGCGGTGTGTCTGATGGTGGAACTGAGTATCTATGTGGTGGTGAGCGCCATCGCCGTGTAG
- the cobM gene encoding precorrin-4 C(11)-methyltransferase → MQKIAIIQISEAGASIAATLQEKLSDTAIVSRNAVATHWQDYDAFIFIGAMGICVRTIAPLVADKHTDPAVVCIDSLGQNVISVLSGHIGGANDLTRELSALLSAHEVITTQSDCAGLWALDTFRKRFNWPVASEIEDMNDCIFAFVNRKPTALLLEARDEGTDYLEATKPDHVTIIHDIGEADPNKYDLVIIVSPFIRSVPAGIRLLHFVPMIGTIGFGLAHHPADYMSIHDEIDEAIAQQGILPCAHRYCTIDVKQDEPFVQLLKEKGKEVVFFTSEELSQIDVPNPSATVEKHVGTPSVCEAAAILGSNHGQLVVTKLKGKNWTAALGLPQPLRRRGVPQGLDGCSSDLPSFGGVGGGSRGGFIEIVGAGPGDPDLISVRGRKMLERADLILYAGSLVPKALTECHKPGAVVRSSADMNLDEQCALMKEHYNQGHFIVRLHTGDPCIFGAIQEQMAFFDREGMAYHITPGISSFLAAAAELQSQFTIPERCQTIILTRGEGRTPMPEKEQLHLLARSQSTMCIFLSAAIVDDVQRQLLQEYPADTPVAACYHLTWPDQKIFRGQLKDLARIVHDNHLTLTTMLVVGEAIDNRQGLSELYNKHFTHLFREGEA, encoded by the coding sequence ATGCAGAAGATAGCCATCATACAGATCAGCGAGGCTGGTGCCAGCATCGCCGCCACACTACAAGAGAAACTGAGCGACACTGCCATCGTGAGTCGCAATGCTGTTGCAACCCACTGGCAAGACTACGATGCCTTCATCTTTATCGGTGCCATGGGCATCTGCGTGCGCACCATCGCTCCGCTTGTTGCCGACAAGCACACCGACCCTGCCGTGGTCTGCATCGACTCGTTGGGACAGAATGTCATTTCGGTTCTCTCTGGACATATCGGCGGTGCCAACGACCTGACGCGCGAGCTGTCGGCTCTGCTCAGCGCCCACGAGGTCATCACCACTCAGAGCGACTGTGCCGGACTGTGGGCGCTCGACACATTCCGAAAACGTTTCAACTGGCCCGTAGCCAGCGAGATTGAAGACATGAACGACTGCATCTTTGCCTTTGTCAACCGCAAGCCAACAGCCCTATTGCTGGAAGCACGCGACGAAGGCACCGACTATCTGGAAGCAACCAAACCCGACCATGTCACCATCATCCACGACATCGGCGAGGCCGACCCCAACAAATATGATTTAGTGATCATCGTGTCACCCTTCATACGCAGTGTCCCTGCAGGCATCCGCCTGCTACACTTTGTGCCCATGATTGGAACTATCGGCTTCGGTCTGGCGCATCATCCGGCAGACTACATGAGTATCCATGATGAAATAGACGAGGCTATAGCCCAGCAGGGCATCCTGCCTTGCGCCCATCGCTACTGCACCATCGACGTCAAACAAGATGAGCCCTTCGTCCAGCTGTTGAAAGAAAAAGGAAAAGAAGTGGTGTTCTTCACCTCCGAAGAACTTTCTCAGATAGACGTACCCAATCCCAGCGCCACCGTCGAGAAGCACGTGGGCACGCCCAGCGTCTGCGAAGCAGCAGCCATTCTGGGCTCTAACCACGGCCAGCTCGTCGTTACTAAGCTCAAAGGTAAGAACTGGACAGCAGCACTGGGCCTCCCCCAACCCCTCCGAAGGAGGGGAGTGCCACAGGGGCTTGATGGATGTTCGTCAGATCTCCCCTCCTTCGGAGGGGTTGGGGGAGGCTCCCGAGGAGGCTTCATCGAGATCGTTGGTGCCGGCCCTGGCGATCCCGATTTAATAAGTGTGCGAGGCAGGAAGATGCTGGAGCGTGCCGACCTGATTCTCTATGCCGGTTCGCTGGTGCCCAAGGCATTGACCGAGTGCCATAAGCCTGGTGCCGTGGTGCGCTCGTCGGCCGACATGAATCTGGATGAGCAGTGTGCCCTGATGAAGGAACACTACAACCAGGGCCACTTCATCGTGCGCCTGCATACTGGCGACCCCTGCATCTTTGGTGCCATCCAAGAGCAGATGGCATTCTTCGACCGCGAGGGCATGGCATACCACATCACCCCAGGCATTTCGTCGTTTCTGGCTGCCGCTGCCGAGTTGCAGAGTCAGTTCACCATCCCCGAGCGCTGTCAGACCATCATCCTCACCCGTGGCGAAGGTCGCACACCCATGCCCGAGAAGGAACAGCTGCACCTCTTGGCTCGCAGCCAGAGCACCATGTGCATCTTCCTCTCTGCCGCCATTGTCGATGATGTGCAGCGCCAGCTGTTGCAGGAGTATCCCGCGGACACCCCTGTTGCCGCCTGCTATCACCTCACATGGCCCGACCAGAAGATATTCCGCGGCCAACTGAAAGACCTGGCGCGCATTGTCCACGACAACCACCTCACCCTCACCACCATGCTCGTGGTGGGCGAAGCCATCGACAACCGCCAAGGACTCTCTGAGCTATACAACAAACACTTCACCCATCTCTTCCGAGAGGGTGAAGCGTAA
- a CDS encoding DUF4252 domain-containing protein, producing the protein MKHSFIKYVSWRNVKALAVCVALVLACITVNAQAKSFKSLSKIDGVTHIHIPKFMIKLASHNNEGLHIGNNINIGDKSGDILKNISSVDVFTCEEEKAGEQLAADAQALTTGKDWEVLVSANEDGERVKICQNNSGRNKIFVILAEEKKEVSLVIIKGKLDLAKLMEQDEDKAE; encoded by the coding sequence ATGAAACACTCATTTATCAAGTATGTATCATGGAGAAATGTTAAGGCACTGGCTGTCTGCGTAGCACTGGTATTGGCCTGCATCACCGTCAACGCTCAGGCCAAGAGTTTCAAGAGTCTGTCAAAAATCGACGGCGTGACGCATATCCACATCCCCAAGTTCATGATCAAGCTGGCATCACACAATAACGAGGGACTTCATATTGGCAACAACATAAACATCGGCGACAAGTCGGGCGACATTCTGAAAAACATCAGCTCTGTCGATGTGTTTACCTGTGAAGAGGAGAAAGCTGGCGAGCAACTGGCAGCGGATGCACAAGCTCTCACCACTGGCAAAGACTGGGAGGTGCTGGTCAGTGCCAACGAAGATGGCGAGCGCGTAAAAATCTGTCAGAACAACAGTGGCAGGAACAAAATCTTTGTCATCCTGGCCGAAGAGAAAAAAGAGGTATCACTGGTTATCATCAAGGGCAAGCTGGACCTTGCCAAACTGATGGAACAAGACGAAGATAAAGCCGAATAG
- the cobU gene encoding bifunctional adenosylcobinamide kinase/adenosylcobinamide-phosphate guanylyltransferase, whose amino-acid sequence MSRIVLITGGQRSGKSEQAEALALSLSAHPVYMATAHVWDDEFRKRVEKHQQRRGAQWTNIEEERWLSRHDMTGRVVLVDCITLWLTNFLTDGQTTEQILQDAKDEFDRLTAQDATFIFVTNEIGSGGVSENALQRRFTDLQGWMNQYVASRADEVILMVSGIAVKIK is encoded by the coding sequence ATGAGCAGAATAGTTCTGATAACAGGCGGACAACGCTCGGGGAAAAGCGAACAGGCAGAGGCTCTTGCGCTCAGTCTGAGCGCTCATCCTGTTTATATGGCGACGGCACACGTGTGGGATGATGAATTCCGGAAACGGGTTGAAAAGCATCAACAAAGACGGGGGGCGCAGTGGACCAATATCGAAGAAGAACGCTGGCTGAGCCGTCACGACATGACAGGACGTGTGGTGCTGGTGGACTGCATCACGCTGTGGCTCACTAATTTCCTCACAGACGGTCAGACAACGGAGCAAATACTGCAGGATGCCAAGGATGAATTTGACCGTCTGACGGCACAGGACGCTACGTTTATCTTCGTCACCAACGAGATAGGCAGTGGCGGCGTGAGTGAGAACGCCCTGCAACGGCGCTTCACCGACTTGCAAGGGTGGATGAATCAGTATGTGGCCAGCCGTGCAGACGAGGTGATACTGATGGTGAGTGGCATTGCCGTAAAGATCAAATAG
- the cobJ gene encoding precorrin-3B C(17)-methyltransferase, with protein sequence MKKIIIAGLGPGSPEDMTPAVLHAVSQADAVVGYKYYFQFVESHLKEGCECVDTGMKKERERAEMAFQLAMQEKVVVVISSGDAGIYGMAPLIYEMRHEQAANDIEVTVLPGISAFQKAASLLGAPIGHDMCIISLSDLMTPWSLIERRIRAAAVGDFVTAIYNPKSHGRYWQLYRLQELFLQERSADTPVGYVRQAGREDQQVKVTTLGAFDPEDVDMFTVVLIGNSQSYISLTPVPSPKGEGRKIFITPRGYYREEKQEDVKPGQSIMMESFRTILSEMKHPDVPRWRLWPLLHAIHTTVDFTMEDCLWMDDRATELIYNKVKDGTLKHIVTDVTMAASGIRKGALDRLGIQVHCYINDSKTKQIAQEKGITRSQACMQQAAEQYPEALYVVGNAPTALFEICDLVHKGKLRPAGIIAAPVGFVHVCESKHAVKTLRHIPKLIVEGRKGGSNLAATLCNAILTYDDAEQLAPGRDL encoded by the coding sequence ATGAAGAAAATAATCATTGCGGGCTTAGGCCCTGGTAGTCCCGAGGATATGACGCCTGCCGTACTGCATGCAGTGAGTCAGGCCGACGCGGTGGTAGGCTATAAATACTACTTCCAGTTTGTCGAGTCACATCTGAAAGAAGGTTGTGAGTGTGTGGATACCGGCATGAAGAAAGAGCGCGAGCGCGCCGAGATGGCTTTTCAGTTGGCCATGCAAGAGAAGGTTGTTGTGGTCATCTCCAGTGGCGATGCCGGCATCTATGGCATGGCGCCGCTCATTTACGAAATGCGACACGAACAGGCTGCCAATGATATCGAAGTGACCGTCCTGCCGGGCATCTCTGCCTTTCAGAAAGCAGCCTCGCTGTTGGGTGCCCCTATCGGTCACGACATGTGCATCATCTCGCTGAGCGATCTCATGACACCATGGTCGCTGATTGAGCGCCGCATCCGTGCAGCTGCTGTTGGCGACTTTGTCACTGCCATCTACAACCCCAAGTCGCATGGGCGCTACTGGCAGCTCTATCGCCTGCAAGAGCTCTTTCTTCAGGAGCGCAGTGCCGACACGCCCGTGGGCTATGTGCGTCAGGCTGGCCGCGAGGATCAGCAGGTGAAGGTGACCACTCTCGGTGCCTTCGACCCCGAAGATGTCGATATGTTCACCGTCGTACTGATCGGCAACTCCCAGTCGTATATAAGCCTCACCCCCGTCCCCTCTCCAAAGGGCGAGGGGCGTAAGATCTTTATTACACCACGCGGGTACTACCGCGAGGAGAAGCAGGAAGACGTAAAGCCCGGCCAGTCTATCATGATGGAAAGCTTCCGCACCATTCTTTCCGAGATGAAGCACCCCGATGTGCCCCGCTGGCGTCTGTGGCCATTGCTACACGCCATCCACACCACCGTTGATTTCACCATGGAAGACTGTCTGTGGATGGACGACCGTGCCACCGAGCTAATATATAATAAGGTAAAAGACGGCACCCTGAAGCACATCGTCACCGATGTCACGATGGCTGCCAGTGGCATCCGCAAAGGAGCATTAGACCGCTTGGGCATTCAGGTACACTGCTACATCAACGATTCCAAGACCAAACAGATTGCCCAGGAAAAGGGCATCACACGCAGTCAGGCTTGTATGCAACAGGCTGCCGAGCAGTATCCCGAGGCACTCTATGTGGTAGGCAATGCCCCAACGGCACTCTTCGAGATCTGCGACCTGGTCCACAAGGGCAAGCTTCGCCCTGCTGGCATCATCGCCGCCCCCGTTGGTTTTGTGCATGTGTGCGAGAGCAAGCATGCCGTCAAGACGTTGCGCCACATTCCCAAACTGATTGTCGAGGGGCGCAAGGGCGGCAGCAACCTCGCTGCCACGCTCTGCAACGCCATTCTTACCTATGATGATGCCGAGCAGCTCGCCCCCGGTCGTGATCTTTAA
- a CDS encoding DUF4252 domain-containing protein, protein MIRFILCTVVALCSLGANAQVKAFEKYADAKNVTYVYISKYMLGLAGKNATPSVPGIDIKTLTDKLTGIQIITSEDASTSKKLKGEVKTIRDNGKYELLMQVNEDDSKVNIFHHIDKGQSAVLMQVEDGKELTLLVFSGHFTLDDVMKMAK, encoded by the coding sequence ATGATACGATTCATACTGTGTACTGTGGTTGCCCTGTGCAGCCTTGGTGCCAACGCCCAGGTTAAGGCATTCGAAAAATATGCCGATGCCAAGAACGTCACCTACGTTTACATCTCGAAATACATGCTGGGACTGGCCGGCAAAAATGCGACTCCCTCCGTCCCTGGCATTGACATCAAGACGCTGACCGACAAGCTGACTGGCATTCAGATCATCACCAGCGAAGATGCCTCCACCTCCAAGAAACTGAAGGGCGAAGTCAAGACCATCAGGGATAACGGCAAATACGAGCTGCTGATGCAGGTCAACGAAGACGATAGCAAGGTCAACATTTTCCACCACATTGACAAAGGGCAGTCGGCAGTCCTCATGCAGGTCGAGGATGGCAAAGAGCTCACGCTGTTGGTCTTCTCCGGACATTTCACCCTCGACGATGTGATGAAGATGGCAAAATAA
- the cbiB gene encoding adenosylcobinamide-phosphate synthase CbiB, whose translation MTHVLSLLIGWSMDLLFGDPARLPHPIVWFGKAIAAFEHKLNKGRHRQLKGAFTAVFLILATYAAGLLLDLYLPYLAFIIVFYCLAGTTLIREVREVFLALDRSLDEGKRQVARIVGRDTSELSAQEVRTAALETLAENLSDGVIAPLFWYALLGIPGMLAYKMVNTLDSMIGYKTERYKAFGCWAAHIDDIANYIPARLTAILMITNPFVTSPRGGFPERLAFVRRYGRQHASPNSGYPEAALASILDCRFGGPHYYFGELFDKPFIGENERMLTTDDMKKAVLTNRTAEVIMVIVIVLLYTAMALTTT comes from the coding sequence ATGACGCATGTACTCTCACTGCTGATTGGATGGAGCATGGACCTCCTGTTTGGCGACCCTGCACGCTTGCCCCACCCCATTGTGTGGTTCGGCAAGGCTATCGCTGCGTTTGAACACAAACTTAACAAAGGCCGTCACCGCCAACTGAAAGGTGCCTTTACGGCTGTGTTCCTAATACTCGCCACCTATGCCGCAGGACTTTTACTCGACCTTTACCTGCCATATCTCGCTTTCATCATCGTCTTCTATTGTCTGGCTGGCACCACACTGATTCGCGAAGTGCGCGAGGTATTTCTCGCCCTGGACCGTTCGCTGGACGAAGGAAAAAGGCAGGTGGCTCGCATCGTTGGCCGCGACACCTCCGAACTGTCGGCACAAGAGGTGCGCACTGCCGCCCTCGAGACACTGGCAGAGAACCTGAGCGATGGCGTCATAGCCCCCCTTTTCTGGTATGCCCTACTAGGTATTCCAGGCATGTTGGCCTACAAGATGGTGAACACGCTCGACTCGATGATTGGCTACAAGACCGAACGCTACAAGGCGTTCGGTTGCTGGGCTGCGCATATTGACGATATTGCTAATTATATCCCAGCCCGACTGACAGCCATTCTGATGATTACCAACCCCTTCGTAACCTCCCCGAGGGGAGGCTTTCCTGAGAGACTGGCATTCGTGCGGAGGTACGGACGGCAGCATGCTTCGCCCAACAGCGGCTATCCCGAAGCGGCACTGGCCAGCATCCTTGACTGCAGGTTTGGCGGACCTCACTATTACTTTGGCGAACTGTTCGACAAGCCATTCATCGGCGAAAACGAGCGCATGCTGACAACCGACGATATGAAAAAAGCCGTCCTGACCAACAGAACGGCAGAAGTTATCATGGTTATTGTCATCGTGCTGCTCTACACGGCGATGGCGCTCACCACCACATAG